The Solibacillus daqui genome has a segment encoding these proteins:
- a CDS encoding class I SAM-dependent methyltransferase: protein MIQIQNSKYLELLSVLGIGGAHPGGINLTKEIFKHEHINDSCHVLDVGCGTGQTAAYLTQTFRAKVTALDINPTMLEKAKYRMKNNELHVEFIEGSIENTSLLDSHFDFILTESVLSFVNKPKALSEIYRVLKDGGRFIAIEQTMNERLAPADELEIMQFYGFDSLLMESDWEALLIQAGFENIQIQNRTTIESEPDFHYSNDIDPALYDVMKKHLEIMLNYQGIISYRVYACTK from the coding sequence GTGATACAAATACAAAACTCCAAGTATTTAGAACTCCTGTCCGTTCTTGGTATTGGTGGTGCACATCCTGGTGGAATTAATCTTACAAAAGAAATTTTTAAACACGAACATATTAATGATTCGTGTCACGTTTTAGATGTCGGCTGTGGTACGGGTCAAACGGCCGCATACTTAACCCAGACATTCCGTGCAAAAGTTACTGCGCTCGACATTAACCCAACGATGTTAGAAAAGGCGAAATATAGAATGAAAAACAATGAATTACATGTAGAATTCATTGAAGGCTCAATCGAAAATACATCTTTACTGGATAGTCATTTTGATTTTATTCTTACTGAATCGGTGCTTTCATTTGTTAATAAACCAAAGGCATTAAGTGAAATCTATCGGGTACTAAAAGATGGCGGTCGCTTCATTGCCATTGAACAAACAATGAATGAACGATTAGCTCCTGCTGACGAACTCGAAATCATGCAATTTTATGGCTTTGACTCGCTTCTTATGGAAAGCGATTGGGAGGCATTATTAATACAGGCTGGCTTTGAAAATATTCAAATCCAAAATCGCACTACAATAGAATCCGAACCCGATTTTCATTATTCTAATGATATTGACCCGGCGCTTTACGACGTCATGAAAAAGCATTTAGAAATCATGCTTAACTATCAAGGAATTATTAGCTATCGGGTTTATGCATGTACAAAATAA
- a CDS encoding DUF5412 family protein — translation MNLGIRTIALLLFLITAILLFILVIQCIRYFFRKITFPKKLALITSTGFLVLLAIFVYIQYFFTFALIGKEHMQIGAGPVLSPSENYAAQVYYEPYGGVLGGVNVWVEVTDNEKQTTKIVYYADAKNQVTLQWIDETSLFINNEDQTYTDSNRSIQLNIEREIYHENGLACQSLLLRNSFETCYQYKD, via the coding sequence AATCTTGGCATTCGCACAATCGCATTGCTTCTATTTTTAATTACTGCAATTTTGTTATTTATTTTAGTGATTCAATGTATTCGGTACTTTTTTAGAAAAATAACTTTCCCTAAAAAGCTTGCTCTCATAACTTCTACGGGATTTCTTGTATTGTTAGCGATTTTTGTGTACATTCAATATTTCTTTACGTTTGCACTCATCGGTAAAGAGCATATGCAAATCGGAGCGGGGCCGGTATTATCTCCATCGGAAAACTATGCCGCACAGGTCTACTATGAGCCGTATGGTGGGGTTTTAGGTGGTGTGAACGTTTGGGTGGAAGTGACGGATAACGAAAAGCAAACGACAAAAATCGTATATTACGCGGATGCGAAAAATCAAGTAACACTACAGTGGATAGATGAAACCTCTTTGTTTATTAACAATGAGGACCAAACATATACGGATTCAAATCGAAGTATACAGTTAAATATTGAACGCGAAATATATCATGAGAACGGTTTAGCTTGCCAAAGTTTGTTATTACGTAATAGCTTTGAAACGTGCTATCAATATAAAGATTAA